The following proteins come from a genomic window of Patescibacteria group bacterium:
- the tsaD gene encoding tRNA (adenosine(37)-N6)-threonylcarbamoyltransferase complex transferase subunit TsaD codes for MKILAIETSCDETSVAILEIKSQNFKVQANLVSSQINIHKKYGGVVPEVAARKHLENILPLLEKALAQAKVTSNDIEAIGVVYGPGLITSLIVGIETAKTLSLVWQKPLIPVNHIKAHILANLIEGKQGKFRKILFPALCLVVSGGHTSLVLLKDLNNFKTVGQTRDDAVGEAFDKVAKILGLGYPGGPIIAEKAENADKEYFKLPRPMINSKDFDFSFSGLKTAVREAWGKERFRDKEAIRGMCAAFQQACLDVLIAKTLKAAREFKVKTILLGGGVSANKELRKQMALAVKNLGKVEFFQPDLHLTTDNALMVAIAAYFGYKEGKGGFKNGWEKITVDPNLEL; via the coding sequence ATGAAAATATTAGCGATAGAAACATCTTGCGACGAAACCTCAGTTGCGATTTTAGAAATCAAGAGCCAGAACTTTAAAGTCCAGGCTAACTTGGTGTCTTCGCAGATAAATATTCATAAAAAATACGGAGGGGTTGTGCCTGAAGTAGCTGCGCGCAAACATCTGGAAAACATTTTGCCGCTTTTGGAAAAAGCATTGGCCCAAGCTAAGGTTACATCAAACGATATTGAGGCCATTGGCGTGGTTTATGGGCCAGGTTTAATAACTTCTTTAATTGTAGGAATAGAAACCGCAAAAACTTTAAGTTTGGTTTGGCAAAAGCCTTTGATTCCAGTCAATCATATTAAAGCCCATATTTTGGCAAATTTAATTGAAGGCAAGCAAGGAAAATTTAGAAAAATTTTATTTCCAGCTTTATGTTTGGTTGTTTCCGGCGGGCATACTTCCTTGGTTTTGCTAAAAGATTTAAATAATTTTAAAACTGTTGGACAAACTAGAGATGATGCAGTGGGCGAGGCTTTTGATAAAGTAGCCAAGATTTTAGGGCTTGGTTATCCGGGCGGGCCAATCATTGCGGAGAAAGCTGAGAATGCAGATAAAGAATATTTTAAATTACCAAGGCCAATGATTAATTCTAAGGATTTTGATTTTTCCTTTTCAGGACTTAAAACAGCAGTTAGGGAGGCCTGGGGCAAAGAGAGGTTCAGAGACAAAGAGGCAATTCGGGGAATGTGCGCGGCTTTCCAGCAAGCTTGCCTGGATGTTCTGATAGCTAAGACACTCAAAGCCGCGCGGGAATTTAAGGTTAAGACAATTCTTTTGGGTGGCGGGGTTTCTGCAAATAAGGAATTGCGCAAACAAATGGCCTTGGCAGTTAAAAATTTGGGAAAAGTAGAATTTTTTCAGCCCGATTTACACTTAACAACTGATAATGCTTTAATGGTTGCAATTGCGGCCTATTTTGGGTATAAAGAAGGTAAGGGCGGGTTTAAAAACGGCTGGGAAAAGATAACGGTTGATCCGAATCTGGAATTATGA
- a CDS encoding GNAT family N-acetyltransferase has protein sequence MNIIQESSKCSGIKLKIQNKQGKEIGRAFLYVMYNDLHLQPFGLIEDVFIVKKMRGHGHGKALVKQVIELAKEKGCYKLIATSRHSRSKVHKLYIKLGFHDQGTEFRFDF, from the coding sequence ATGAATATTATTCAAGAAAGTTCAAAATGTTCTGGCATAAAACTCAAAATCCAGAACAAGCAGGGCAAGGAAATAGGCAGAGCCTTTTTGTATGTGATGTACAATGATTTACACCTTCAGCCATTTGGTCTTATTGAAGATGTGTTCATTGTCAAAAAAATGCGCGGCCATGGCCATGGAAAAGCGCTTGTGAAACAAGTAATTGAACTAGCAAAAGAAAAAGGTTGCTATAAGCTAATTGCTACCAGCCGACATTCACGATCAAAAGTCCACAAACTCTATATCAAATTGGGTTTTCACGACCAAGGAACAGAATTCCGCTTTGATTTTTGA
- a CDS encoding SgcJ/EcaC family oxidoreductase, with protein MREKFKDISQSPEDQEKKLAQENFNNWNEALLTGDPKKVAALYYEDTTFLPTLSEEFKIGQKGTEEYFKHFLEKNPSGEIIKDEVQTISPDNYIHSGMYNFEVGPEGKRETVEARFTFVWQKDKSGEWKIIHHHSSVKPKS; from the coding sequence ATGCGCGAAAAATTTAAAGACATTAGTCAATCTCCAGAGGACCAAGAAAAAAAATTAGCCCAGGAGAATTTTAATAATTGGAATGAAGCTCTTTTGACTGGCGATCCCAAGAAAGTGGCGGCCCTATATTATGAAGATACTACTTTCCTGCCAACGCTTTCAGAAGAATTTAAAATTGGGCAAAAAGGCACGGAAGAATATTTTAAACATTTTCTGGAAAAAAATCCTTCCGGAGAAATCATTAAAGATGAAGTCCAGACTATTTCACCTGACAATTATATCCACTCGGGTATGTATAATTTTGAAGTTGGCCCAGAAGGCAAAAGAGAAACAGTGGAAGCCAGATTTACTTTTGTTTGGCAAAAAGACAAAAGTGGAGAATGGAAAATAATTCACCACCATTCATCAGTTAAACCAAAAAGTTAA
- a CDS encoding DEAD/DEAH box helicase: MNQNSKSPIQNFSGLGIAPTLMETLARLNYKIPTPIQRQAIPIALQGKDLVGVAQTGTGKTLAFGLPMIQRLNQVNGQGLVVLPTRELAVQVDEALRKVGTKSGLRTAVLIGGTPIYAQIQAIKRSPHIIIATPGRLNDHLQQRTLNFKNVKIVVLDEADRMLDMGFAPQIKKIFQELPANRQTMLFSATIPQEIMKMATTYLKLPIRIEVAPTGTTAENVSQEIFIIPKDAKTRLVDKLLEQYLGPTLIFTRTKHGAKKLTRSIRDMGHTAAEIHSNRSLGQRRDALQGFKTGKYRVLVATDIASRGIDVTGIELVINFDLPTQTEDYVHRIGRTARAGASGHAISLATPDQRRELRSIERLIKKNLPISPVPVLPPARQPKFHPEEEHGSARWQKPQGSNFGRRRRPFGQQRQGNRRRPGRYRNN; encoded by the coding sequence ATGAACCAAAATTCAAAATCTCCCATTCAAAACTTTTCTGGCTTAGGCATTGCGCCTACTCTTATGGAAACACTGGCCAGATTAAATTATAAAATTCCCACTCCTATCCAGCGCCAAGCCATTCCTATTGCCTTGCAAGGTAAAGATCTGGTTGGCGTGGCCCAAACAGGCACAGGCAAGACTCTGGCTTTTGGCCTGCCCATGATCCAGCGCCTCAATCAAGTTAACGGCCAAGGACTAGTTGTTTTACCTACACGCGAGCTGGCAGTCCAGGTTGATGAAGCCTTGCGCAAAGTTGGCACAAAATCTGGCTTGCGCACAGCTGTCCTTATTGGCGGTACTCCAATTTATGCGCAAATCCAAGCCATCAAACGTAGCCCGCATATTATTATTGCCACACCAGGCCGACTCAATGATCATTTACAGCAAAGAACATTAAATTTTAAAAACGTTAAGATTGTAGTGCTTGATGAAGCTGATCGCATGCTGGATATGGGCTTTGCCCCGCAAATTAAAAAAATCTTTCAGGAACTGCCAGCGAATAGGCAGACAATGCTTTTTTCAGCAACAATACCACAAGAAATCATGAAAATGGCTACAACCTACCTTAAGCTGCCAATCAGAATAGAAGTTGCGCCTACTGGTACAACCGCTGAAAATGTGAGTCAGGAAATTTTTATTATTCCTAAAGATGCGAAAACCCGTTTGGTAGATAAACTTTTAGAACAATATTTAGGTCCCACTCTTATTTTCACCAGGACAAAACACGGAGCAAAAAAACTCACTCGTTCAATTCGTGATATGGGGCATACAGCTGCCGAGATTCATTCTAACCGCTCTTTAGGTCAACGTCGCGATGCCTTACAGGGCTTTAAAACAGGTAAATATCGTGTTTTAGTCGCCACTGATATAGCGTCCAGAGGCATTGATGTGACTGGCATTGAACTGGTGATTAATTTTGATTTACCAACTCAGACTGAAGATTATGTGCACAGAATCGGACGTACTGCCCGAGCCGGTGCGAGTGGCCATGCAATATCTTTAGCTACACCAGATCAGCGCCGAGAATTAAGATCTATTGAACGCTTGATTAAAAAAAATCTGCCAATTTCTCCAGTACCAGTGCTTCCACCAGCCCGCCAACCAAAATTTCATCCAGAAGAAGAGCATGGTTCAGCCAGATGGCAAAAACCCCAAGGCTCAAATTTTGGTCGCCGCCGACGTCCGTTTGGCCAACAGCGACAAGGAAATAGACGCAGACCAGGAAGATATCGCAATAACTAA
- a CDS encoding GIY-YIG nuclease family protein translates to MYYLYILKCADKTLYTGITLDLARRIKEHNFSKLGAKYTRARRPVELVYSKKFRSRSTASRAEAKLKNLTRAEKLKIIAKN, encoded by the coding sequence ATGTACTATCTTTATATTCTTAAATGCGCTGACAAAACTTTGTACACTGGCATTACTCTTGATTTAGCGCGCAGAATAAAAGAACATAATTTCTCTAAACTCGGCGCTAAATATACTCGCGCTCGCAGGCCAGTTGAGCTGGTCTATTCAAAAAAATTCCGCAGTCGCTCCACTGCTTCTCGGGCAGAAGCAAAACTAAAAAATCTGACCAGGGCTGAAAAACTTAAAATTATTGCCAAGAATTAA
- a CDS encoding pentapeptide repeat-containing protein, whose product MENFENNFQSPMPEVKKSEKLTREDVIGRIKKNENLENCNLLGLDLSGLNFEGKNFRGSDIRGVNLYDQTKKEGANIKNADFTDTVISDYSLDTIFARVNAEGATFGFTENLDVKRKRQREAGKIPQPEDFSGFFNFVGTAGNFKKTKWLNADFGGGSGCEALFPMADLSEAEISCCDLNQIDFSETKIDKIKIIDPVTLEGMQIAASQIETIVQSIQLTNKAAQAEFLKEVKEKGPQKALEDFFEIAVIEIKD is encoded by the coding sequence ATGGAAAACTTTGAAAATAATTTTCAATCTCCCATGCCAGAAGTTAAAAAATCCGAGAAATTAACCAGAGAAGATGTCATTGGCAGGATCAAAAAGAATGAAAACTTAGAAAATTGTAATTTGCTGGGACTTGATTTATCAGGTTTAAATTTTGAAGGCAAAAATTTTCGTGGGTCTGATATTCGAGGCGTAAATTTATATGATCAAACGAAAAAAGAAGGCGCCAACATCAAAAACGCTGATTTTACAGACACTGTTATTTCTGATTATTCCCTAGACACTATTTTTGCCCGCGTTAATGCCGAGGGAGCAACTTTTGGTTTTACGGAAAATTTAGATGTCAAAAGAAAACGCCAACGTGAAGCCGGTAAAATACCACAACCAGAGGACTTTAGTGGTTTTTTTAATTTTGTCGGCACTGCTGGTAATTTTAAAAAAACCAAATGGCTAAATGCTGATTTTGGCGGCGGCTCAGGTTGTGAAGCACTATTCCCAATGGCGGATTTAAGCGAAGCAGAAATATCGTGCTGTGATTTAAATCAAATTGATTTTTCCGAAACAAAAATTGATAAGATCAAAATTATTGACCCAGTTACGCTTGAAGGAATGCAAATAGCCGCCAGCCAAATTGAAACCATAGTTCAATCAATCCAATTAACAAATAAAGCAGCCCAAGCTGAATTTCTAAAAGAAGTAAAAGAAAAAGGGCCACAAAAAGCACTAGAAGATTTTTTTGAAATAGCGGTTATAGAAATTAAAGATTAA
- a CDS encoding KOW motif-containing protein — protein sequence MTFLKISANLNYSNLKKEVIILLLPKDDKPVVFECQVCHDKFSSSLEALQCPEIHGYPKEAFKLNDKVEVIGGKDKGFVGVISNINYAKPGNLNREPHSVLYTIRGNETINNHKVNSDNRIVFGHATARAGEIKLCD from the coding sequence TTGACATTTTTAAAAATATCTGCTAATCTTAATTATTCAAACTTAAAAAAGGAGGTGATAATCTTGCTTTTGCCCAAAGATGATAAGCCCGTAGTGTTTGAGTGCCAGGTTTGCCATGATAAATTTAGTTCCTCACTCGAGGCATTACAGTGCCCTGAAATTCATGGCTATCCTAAAGAAGCTTTTAAGCTCAATGACAAAGTAGAAGTAATAGGAGGCAAAGATAAGGGTTTTGTAGGTGTAATCTCTAATATCAACTATGCAAAACCTGGTAATCTTAATAGAGAACCGCATTCGGTCCTATACACGATTAGGGGTAATGAAACAATAAATAATCATAAGGTAAATTCCGATAACCGCATTGTTTTTGGGCACGCTACTGCCAGAGCAGGAGAAATAAAACTATGCGACTAA
- a CDS encoding ATP-grasp domain-containing protein has protein sequence MLNIKTYQDFSRFLEKKLNPKATVFGVGVTAFMRFFPGLFLKNFKVITFKDSKDNKVLEKYADIFCLKKRKPNIKLKFSNANNLLRNKTVRNYIANFEGKKILFLYRSNNNIQNAVRPLGVEIIANKSKVNKIFENKASFRKVMDKVGIKPIAGNIFEFSEFYSKDYKFFRKKYGPKFVIQLPDFMLGGGKGTLFIKNEKEFKKFKAQIKEGKFHGKVLTLVNVTRFITGLSCSVACCATKYGTLVSKIQRQIIDIPQVISPKKGNGLFCGHVFGSELNAKIVKQSQVIAQGLGKHMYKQGYKGIFGIDLIVNQKANKVYLVECNARYTGAFPILSMIHLKYKIIPMDFFHFLEFLDIPYKINVSQLNKMYQKPISGSHLVLSNTKDYDLIVKNELEVGVYNFNPKNKTIIFKKEAIFYDDLKSDNDFILVDGVPKKKTIIKKWSRLARITHALFKRNILQSNGQLKPKYLQIVKTIYKNLF, from the coding sequence ATGTTAAATATAAAAACTTATCAAGATTTCTCCAGATTTTTAGAGAAAAAATTAAATCCCAAAGCGACTGTTTTTGGCGTGGGCGTGACTGCCTTTATGCGTTTTTTCCCTGGGCTTTTTTTAAAAAATTTTAAAGTCATTACTTTTAAAGATTCAAAGGATAATAAAGTTCTGGAAAAATATGCTGACATTTTTTGTTTAAAAAAAAGAAAGCCCAATATAAAATTAAAGTTTTCAAACGCCAATAATCTTTTACGCAATAAAACAGTGAGGAATTATATCGCTAACTTTGAAGGAAAGAAAATTTTATTTTTATACAGATCTAATAATAATATCCAAAATGCTGTCAGGCCGTTAGGCGTAGAAATAATCGCCAATAAGTCAAAGGTAAATAAAATTTTTGAAAACAAGGCGAGTTTTAGAAAAGTTATGGATAAGGTAGGAATAAAACCGATTGCGGGCAATATTTTTGAATTCTCAGAATTTTATAGTAAAGATTATAAATTTTTCAGAAAAAAATATGGCCCTAAATTTGTAATTCAACTTCCAGATTTTATGCTAGGCGGCGGCAAAGGGACTTTATTTATAAAAAATGAGAAAGAGTTTAAAAAATTTAAAGCCCAGATTAAAGAAGGGAAATTCCATGGCAAGGTTTTAACTCTAGTGAATGTTACAAGATTTATTACTGGTTTAAGCTGTAGCGTGGCTTGTTGCGCTACTAAGTACGGGACTTTGGTTTCTAAAATTCAAAGGCAGATTATTGATATACCTCAAGTGATTTCTCCCAAGAAAGGCAACGGGCTTTTTTGCGGCCATGTTTTTGGGTCAGAATTAAATGCCAAAATTGTTAAACAATCACAAGTGATTGCTCAAGGATTGGGCAAGCATATGTACAAGCAAGGCTATAAAGGAATTTTTGGCATTGACTTGATTGTTAATCAAAAAGCCAATAAAGTTTATCTGGTTGAATGTAATGCGCGTTATACTGGGGCGTTTCCCATTTTATCCATGATTCATTTGAAATATAAAATTATTCCCATGGATTTTTTTCATTTTTTAGAATTTTTGGATATTCCTTATAAGATTAATGTAAGCCAATTAAATAAAATGTATCAAAAGCCAATTTCTGGCAGTCACCTTGTTTTATCCAATACCAAAGATTACGATTTAATTGTAAAAAACGAACTGGAAGTCGGAGTTTATAATTTTAACCCTAAAAATAAAACGATTATTTTTAAAAAAGAGGCAATCTTTTACGATGATTTAAAAAGCGATAATGATTTTATTTTAGTTGATGGAGTGCCTAAAAAGAAAACTATAATAAAAAAATGGAGCCGTTTGGCTCGTATTACGCACGCTTTGTTTAAGAGAAATATTTTACAAAGTAATGGGCAATTAAAGCCTAAATATTTGCAGATAGTTAAGACGATTTATAAAAATTTATTTTAA